The following coding sequences are from one Halorubrum sp. BOL3-1 window:
- a CDS encoding succinylglutamate desuccinylase/aspartoacylase family protein — protein MEYEPVTHTTTDRRLSRHPSGTAVDATVHRYDGGSGPTVYLQAAQHGIELNGPVALRHLHERLADAELAGTVVAVPVANPLAFDHRSYVTPTAYDARNSNLNRVWPGDETGSFQERMAARLWELVTDADAVVDLHTGTPDMLAHVRFSEGSDARVLAEAFGTDHLLADPDDGITGMLRNAAERAGIPTVTAELSNSRTVDRSAVEAGVRGVVNVLREMGALEGRPAAPSDPTVLRNSLEHTVTEVSGLFEPRQSVAVGDRLEAGDTLGAVYRPTSFERLETITVPEAGVVYSLTRGVVAEGERLAAVAARR, from the coding sequence ATGGAGTACGAACCGGTCACTCACACGACGACCGACCGCCGCCTCAGTCGCCACCCGTCCGGCACGGCCGTAGACGCGACGGTTCACCGATACGACGGCGGGAGCGGTCCGACGGTCTACCTACAGGCGGCACAACACGGCATCGAACTCAACGGACCGGTCGCGCTGCGGCATCTCCACGAGCGGCTCGCCGATGCGGAGCTCGCGGGTACCGTCGTCGCGGTGCCGGTGGCGAACCCCCTGGCGTTCGATCACCGGTCGTACGTCACGCCGACCGCGTACGACGCGCGGAACTCGAACCTCAACCGGGTCTGGCCGGGCGACGAGACCGGTAGCTTTCAGGAACGGATGGCCGCCCGGCTCTGGGAGTTAGTGACCGACGCCGACGCAGTCGTCGACCTCCACACCGGGACCCCGGACATGCTCGCACACGTCAGGTTCAGCGAGGGCTCCGACGCTCGCGTGCTCGCGGAGGCCTTCGGTACGGATCACCTCCTCGCCGACCCGGACGACGGCATCACCGGAATGCTCCGGAACGCCGCGGAGCGCGCCGGGATCCCGACGGTCACCGCCGAGCTGTCGAACAGTCGAACGGTCGATCGCTCGGCCGTCGAAGCCGGCGTCCGCGGCGTCGTGAACGTGCTCCGCGAGATGGGAGCTCTCGAGGGACGGCCGGCCGCGCCGTCGGATCCGACGGTCCTCCGGAACAGTCTCGAACACACCGTCACCGAGGTGTCGGGGTTGTTCGAGCCCCGGCAGTCGGTCGCGGTCGGCGACCGTCTCGAGGCGGGTGACACGCTGGGGGCGGTGTACCGTCCGACTTCCTTCGAGCGCCTCGAAACCATCACCGTTCCCGAGGCCGGCGTCGTCTACTCGCTGACTCGCGGAGTCGTCGCCGAGGGCGAGCGTCTCGCGGCGGTCGCGGCCCGTCGGTAG
- a CDS encoding TrkA family potassium uptake protein translates to MPDSSGGPVQRAIKEIFYPAERISLVEWREFSGAKSTVSLTAVLTLVSFVTGLSNLSRSSVTLAGPLADLLPTPLAVLLARFGGVLFAFVLGFLAVGLQRRKRVAWLVAAVVVPALAVLPLTTLRPTDVPLLVLIGVTFPLHLRNRDQFQQSFDLSPLQIASLSAIFGVVVYGTVGSYGLRDDFTGISTWGDALYYVVVTIATVGYGDITPTTGISKWFSLSVILFGTGAFTVAVGALIGPAIESRMAAAFGNMTASELTLLEDHVVVLGYGDVTESLLEELDTETELVVITPDQEIASRLNTEGVNVLTDDPTDESVLRDARIDAARGVVVGSDDDARDVLAVLATRNVNPDVRIVAAANEAQNVEKLESVGADDTINPLEIGGRLLGRSVLGRDSRSLLDELGGEPGDE, encoded by the coding sequence GTGCCCGACTCATCCGGCGGCCCGGTCCAGCGGGCCATCAAGGAGATATTCTACCCCGCCGAGAGGATATCACTCGTCGAATGGCGGGAGTTCTCGGGCGCGAAGTCGACAGTGTCCCTGACCGCCGTCCTCACGCTGGTGTCGTTCGTGACGGGACTGTCGAACCTCAGCCGATCGTCGGTGACCCTGGCGGGACCGCTGGCCGACCTGCTGCCGACGCCGCTGGCGGTGCTCCTGGCGCGGTTCGGCGGCGTCCTGTTCGCCTTCGTCTTAGGCTTCCTCGCGGTCGGCCTCCAGCGCCGGAAACGCGTCGCTTGGCTCGTCGCCGCGGTCGTCGTCCCGGCACTGGCGGTGTTACCGCTGACGACGCTACGGCCGACCGACGTACCGCTGTTGGTACTCATCGGGGTCACCTTCCCGCTCCACCTCCGGAACCGCGACCAGTTCCAGCAGTCGTTCGACCTCTCGCCGCTACAGATCGCGTCGCTGTCCGCCATCTTCGGCGTCGTCGTGTACGGAACGGTCGGATCCTACGGGTTGCGGGACGATTTTACCGGCATCTCGACGTGGGGCGACGCGCTCTACTACGTCGTCGTCACCATCGCGACCGTCGGCTACGGCGACATCACCCCGACCACGGGGATATCCAAGTGGTTCTCGCTGTCCGTCATCCTGTTCGGTACCGGCGCCTTCACCGTCGCGGTGGGCGCGCTCATCGGTCCGGCGATCGAGTCGCGAATGGCCGCGGCCTTCGGAAACATGACCGCATCGGAACTCACACTCCTCGAGGACCACGTCGTGGTCCTCGGGTACGGCGACGTAACGGAATCGCTCCTCGAAGAACTCGACACGGAGACGGAACTGGTGGTGATCACACCCGATCAGGAGATTGCCTCACGGCTCAACACCGAGGGGGTGAACGTCCTCACCGACGACCCGACCGACGAGTCGGTGTTACGCGACGCCCGGATCGACGCCGCCCGCGGGGTCGTCGTCGGCAGTGACGACGACGCTCGGGACGTCCTCGCGGTACTCGCGACGCGGAACGTCAACCCGGACGTCCGAATCGTCGCGGCCGCCAACGAGGCGCAGAACGTCGAGAAGCTCGAATCGGTCGGCGCCGACGACACCATCAACCCGCTCGAGATCGGCGGACGGCTCCTCGGACGGTCGGTGCTCGGCCGCGACTCGCGCTCGCTGTTGGACGAGCTCGGCGGCGAACCCGGCGACGAGTAG
- a CDS encoding formate--tetrahydrofolate ligase — protein sequence MTDTGEPIPTDYDIAQSTEMEPIWELVEPWGLGLDDLQYFGEYTAKVKHHAIDRLRDEAEERENNLVLVTGMTPTPKGEGKTVTTVGLGQSLNHLGEEAMIAIREPSLGPVFGVKGGAAGGGRSQVLPMEDINLHFTGDLHALTSAHNLISAMLDAKLTGDEDFDVDVTDVRWPRAIDMNDRALRSLVVGLGGKSGGTPREDNFLLTAASELMAALCMANGLGDLKERISRIILAYDEDGDPVTVDDIDATGPATMLLRDAIKPNVVQTIEGTPAFIHGGPFANIAHGTNSLIADKAAFGMGDYLVTEAGFGSDLGAEKFMNIVCRLGDMTPNAVVMVSSVRALKYHGEGMWPADFDAIDDAGIEAIERGFENLDKHVSNLQQFGVPVVVAVNRFPDDTDEEVRTVIDHCEQDLGVRVAESEVFEKGSEGGVDLGENVIDAVEASDEDDFEFLYDQEAPIKEKIETVATEIYGADGVKFTGGALDDIERMNGLGFDDVPVCMSKTFHSLSDDASRKGAPTGWELEISEVYPSAGAGFIVALTADALTMPGLPADPAAADMDIDDDGNISGLF from the coding sequence ATGACGGACACTGGTGAGCCGATACCGACGGACTACGACATCGCGCAGTCGACCGAGATGGAGCCGATCTGGGAGCTGGTCGAGCCGTGGGGCCTCGGCCTCGACGACCTCCAGTACTTCGGCGAGTACACGGCGAAGGTCAAACACCACGCCATCGACCGGCTCCGAGACGAGGCCGAGGAGCGCGAGAACAACCTCGTGCTCGTCACCGGGATGACGCCGACCCCGAAGGGGGAGGGCAAGACGGTCACGACCGTCGGACTGGGACAGAGCCTGAATCATCTCGGCGAGGAAGCGATGATCGCGATCCGCGAACCCTCGCTCGGGCCGGTGTTCGGCGTCAAGGGCGGCGCCGCCGGCGGGGGGCGTTCGCAGGTGCTTCCGATGGAGGACATCAACCTGCACTTCACCGGCGACCTACACGCGCTCACCTCGGCGCACAACCTCATCTCGGCGATGCTCGACGCGAAGCTGACGGGCGACGAGGACTTCGACGTCGATGTCACCGATGTCCGGTGGCCCCGGGCCATCGACATGAACGATCGCGCGCTCCGGAGCCTAGTGGTCGGTCTCGGCGGTAAGAGCGGGGGAACACCCCGTGAGGATAACTTCCTACTGACTGCCGCCTCAGAACTCATGGCCGCGCTCTGTATGGCGAACGGCCTGGGCGACCTCAAGGAGCGCATCAGCCGCATCATCCTCGCGTACGACGAGGACGGCGACCCGGTCACGGTCGACGACATTGACGCGACCGGCCCGGCCACGATGCTGCTCCGAGACGCGATCAAGCCCAACGTCGTCCAGACCATCGAGGGGACGCCCGCGTTCATCCACGGCGGCCCGTTCGCCAACATCGCGCACGGTACGAACTCCCTCATCGCGGACAAGGCGGCGTTCGGGATGGGCGACTACCTGGTCACCGAGGCCGGCTTCGGCTCCGATCTGGGCGCCGAGAAGTTCATGAACATCGTGTGCCGGCTCGGGGATATGACGCCGAACGCGGTCGTCATGGTGTCGTCGGTCCGGGCGCTGAAGTACCACGGCGAGGGGATGTGGCCGGCGGACTTCGACGCCATCGACGACGCCGGTATCGAGGCCATCGAACGTGGGTTCGAGAACTTGGACAAACACGTCTCGAACCTCCAGCAGTTCGGCGTCCCGGTCGTCGTCGCGGTCAACCGGTTCCCGGACGACACCGACGAGGAGGTCCGGACGGTGATCGACCACTGCGAGCAGGACCTCGGGGTACGAGTGGCCGAGTCCGAGGTGTTCGAGAAGGGCAGCGAGGGCGGCGTCGACCTCGGTGAAAACGTCATCGACGCCGTTGAGGCGAGCGACGAGGACGACTTCGAGTTCCTCTACGATCAAGAGGCCCCGATCAAAGAGAAGATCGAGACCGTCGCCACGGAGATCTACGGCGCGGACGGCGTCAAGTTCACCGGCGGCGCGTTGGACGACATCGAGCGCATGAACGGCCTCGGATTCGACGACGTGCCGGTCTGTATGTCCAAGACGTTCCACTCGCTCAGCGACGACGCGAGCAGGAAGGGAGCGCCGACCGGCTGGGAGTTGGAGATCAGCGAGGTGTACCCCTCCGCGGGCGCCGGCTTCATCGTCGCGCTGACCGCCGACGCGCTGACCATGCCCGGCCTCCCGGCCGACCCCGCCGCCGCCGACATGGACATCGACGACGACGGCAACATCAGCGGGCTGTTCTAA
- the fdhF gene encoding formate dehydrogenase subunit alpha: MSTDDEPVKTICPYCGVGCGIKVREGDEPGDVQFMPWADAPVNEGSICIKGGAATEVVNHEDRLTDPLIKEDGEFREATWEEAYSYVVDELERVRDEYSPDAMGFFGSSKTMNEENYLIQKLARRYGTNNVDNCTRMCHASTVWALRTSLGAGAMTNSMADLEEAADVFWIQGANPGEQHPIANSQYFRQAVLEGATVIQVDPHANKTTRSFQIDETDRHMHLQPKPGTDIPLLNVVIKTVLEKHEANPEAGWIDEAFIDERTEGFEHLRETLEGFDKEAAAEECGVPLEDIELAAEKYAMANNAAIFTGMGMSQHTCGVDNVQNEINLGLMTGNVGRPGTGVNPLRGQNNVQGASDVGTMPNVLPGYQLVDDDEARESVEEVWGFDVPPEPGLTNVEISNSIGDTVHGLYIMGENPVMSEPDANEVEERIEDELGFLCVQDIFMTETAELADVVLPATTWAERGGTVTNTDRRVQRMRPAHKVHENTKHDLDILCEVGTRLFGEGANGGDPDGFDFDDPEEVFEELRQVCPIYHGMTYDLLGEEGVHWPCYEPGDEGDPFLYEDSFDTENGLGKIEGVRHQPPKEVPDEEYPLVLTTGRLEEHYNTGTMSRRSPTLSRQHPENFVDVHPNDAERYGIEDGDYVTLKSRRGEIRVRADVTDEIKEGVVWTTPHFAAASANVLTNNVLDERAKIPEYKAAAAEIEVSVEPSDAAPADD, encoded by the coding sequence ATGTCGACTGACGACGAACCGGTCAAGACGATCTGTCCGTACTGTGGCGTCGGCTGCGGGATCAAGGTCCGCGAGGGCGACGAGCCGGGAGACGTACAGTTCATGCCGTGGGCGGACGCCCCGGTCAACGAGGGTAGCATCTGTATCAAGGGCGGTGCCGCCACGGAGGTCGTAAACCACGAGGATCGGCTGACCGACCCGCTCATCAAGGAGGACGGCGAGTTCCGGGAGGCCACCTGGGAGGAGGCGTACTCGTACGTCGTCGACGAGCTCGAGCGCGTCCGCGACGAGTACAGTCCGGACGCGATGGGATTCTTCGGCTCTTCGAAGACGATGAACGAGGAGAACTACCTCATCCAGAAGCTCGCCCGCCGCTACGGGACGAACAACGTCGACAACTGTACGCGGATGTGTCACGCCTCGACAGTGTGGGCGCTCCGGACCAGCCTCGGGGCGGGCGCGATGACGAACTCGATGGCCGACCTCGAGGAGGCCGCCGATGTCTTCTGGATCCAGGGCGCGAACCCCGGCGAACAGCATCCCATCGCCAACAGCCAGTACTTCCGGCAGGCGGTCCTGGAGGGCGCGACGGTGATCCAGGTCGACCCCCACGCCAACAAGACGACGCGGTCGTTCCAGATCGACGAGACCGACCGCCACATGCACCTCCAGCCCAAGCCGGGGACCGACATCCCGCTCCTGAACGTCGTCATCAAGACGGTCCTCGAGAAACACGAGGCGAACCCCGAGGCGGGCTGGATCGACGAGGCGTTCATCGACGAGCGCACCGAGGGCTTCGAGCACCTCAGGGAGACCCTAGAGGGGTTCGACAAGGAGGCCGCCGCCGAGGAGTGCGGCGTCCCGCTCGAGGACATCGAGCTCGCCGCCGAGAAGTACGCGATGGCCAACAACGCGGCCATCTTCACCGGGATGGGGATGTCCCAGCACACCTGCGGCGTCGACAACGTCCAAAACGAGATCAACCTCGGGTTGATGACGGGCAACGTCGGGCGGCCGGGCACTGGCGTGAACCCGCTGCGCGGCCAGAACAACGTGCAGGGGGCCAGCGACGTGGGAACGATGCCGAACGTCCTCCCCGGCTACCAGCTGGTCGACGACGACGAGGCCCGGGAGTCGGTCGAGGAGGTGTGGGGCTTCGATGTTCCGCCGGAGCCCGGCCTCACGAACGTCGAGATATCGAACTCTATCGGCGACACCGTCCACGGGCTGTACATCATGGGAGAAAACCCTGTGATGAGCGAACCCGACGCCAACGAGGTCGAAGAGCGAATCGAGGACGAACTCGGGTTCCTCTGCGTACAGGACATCTTTATGACGGAGACCGCCGAGCTCGCCGATGTCGTCCTCCCAGCAACGACGTGGGCCGAGCGCGGCGGGACCGTCACCAACACCGACCGCCGCGTTCAGCGAATGCGACCGGCCCACAAAGTACACGAGAACACCAAACACGACCTCGACATCCTCTGTGAGGTCGGCACGCGCCTGTTCGGAGAGGGAGCGAACGGGGGCGACCCCGACGGTTTCGACTTTGACGACCCGGAGGAGGTCTTCGAAGAACTGCGGCAGGTGTGTCCGATCTACCACGGCATGACCTACGACCTGCTCGGCGAGGAGGGCGTCCACTGGCCCTGTTACGAGCCGGGCGACGAGGGCGATCCCTTCCTGTACGAGGACTCGTTCGACACCGAGAACGGCCTCGGCAAGATCGAGGGGGTCCGACACCAGCCGCCCAAGGAGGTCCCAGACGAGGAGTACCCGCTGGTGCTCACCACCGGCCGGCTGGAGGAACACTACAACACGGGAACGATGAGTCGGCGGTCGCCCACGCTGTCCCGCCAGCACCCGGAGAACTTCGTCGACGTCCACCCGAACGACGCCGAGCGGTACGGGATCGAGGACGGCGACTACGTGACGCTCAAGTCGCGTCGTGGAGAGATCCGGGTCCGCGCGGACGTGACCGACGAGATCAAGGAGGGCGTCGTCTGGACGACGCCGCACTTCGCGGCGGCGTCGGCGAACGTCCTCACGAACAACGTCCTCGACGAGCGGGCGAAGATCCCCGAGTACAAGGCCGCAGCAGCCGAGATCGAGGTCTCCGTCGAGCCGTCGGACGCCGCGCCCGCCGACGACTGA
- a CDS encoding methylenetetrahydrofolate reductase, producing MSVGTQTIERTDGVAALLKDARFELMPFESFEDEIGHLPDDATIAITTSPQLGIDTTVERTEQAAELGYEVSPHIAARYVRDRDHLDEIAERLTDAGVTDIFVPGGDREEPAGEFESAHGLLVALDELGHSFEEVGITGYPEGHDFLNAETLSDAMARKSPYATYIVTQLCYDPDTVLEWIDDIRDDGVDLPIEIGIPGVMNYQRLMEISQKVGVGDSIKFLRKTTGILGFVKQLVGSRGVYKPDDLIDGLAPYAADDYYNIRGIHIYTFNQTPDTESWRNDRLD from the coding sequence ATGTCGGTCGGAACGCAAACGATCGAGAGGACTGACGGTGTCGCGGCGCTTCTGAAGGACGCGCGATTCGAGCTGATGCCGTTCGAGAGCTTCGAGGATGAGATCGGGCATCTCCCGGACGACGCGACGATCGCCATAACCACGTCGCCACAGCTGGGGATCGACACCACGGTCGAGCGAACCGAGCAGGCGGCCGAACTCGGATACGAGGTCTCGCCCCACATCGCCGCGCGCTACGTCAGGGACCGCGACCACCTCGACGAGATCGCCGAGCGCCTCACCGACGCCGGAGTCACCGACATCTTCGTTCCGGGCGGCGACCGCGAGGAGCCCGCCGGCGAGTTCGAGTCCGCACACGGCCTGCTGGTCGCCCTCGACGAACTGGGCCACTCCTTCGAGGAAGTGGGCATCACCGGGTATCCCGAGGGGCACGACTTCCTGAACGCGGAAACCCTGTCGGACGCGATGGCACGCAAGAGCCCGTACGCGACCTACATCGTCACGCAGCTCTGTTACGACCCCGACACCGTCCTCGAATGGATCGACGACATCCGCGACGACGGCGTCGACCTCCCGATCGAGATCGGTATTCCCGGCGTGATGAACTACCAGCGGCTGATGGAGATCTCGCAGAAGGTCGGCGTTGGCGACTCGATCAAGTTCCTCCGGAAGACGACCGGCATACTCGGCTTCGTCAAACAGCTCGTCGGATCGCGGGGCGTGTACAAGCCGGACGACCTCATCGACGGGCTCGCGCCGTACGCCGCAGACGACTACTACAACATCAGGGGGATTCACATCTACACCTTCAACCAGACCCCTGACACCGAATCGTGGCGCAACGACCGACTCGACTGA
- a CDS encoding Rid family detoxifying hydrolase produces the protein MKRAISTDDAPAAVGAYSQATTNGDLLITAGQLPLTVDGDLLDEEPVAEQTRQCLENVAAILASEGLTLDDVLKTTVFLDNIDDFDEFNEAYSEFFDEEPPARSAVGVGAVPKGAAVEIEAIATTE, from the coding sequence GTGAAACGCGCTATCAGCACCGACGACGCGCCCGCAGCGGTCGGAGCGTACAGTCAGGCGACCACGAACGGCGATCTCCTCATCACAGCGGGCCAGCTCCCGCTCACTGTCGACGGCGACCTGCTCGACGAGGAACCGGTCGCCGAACAGACGCGACAGTGTCTCGAGAACGTCGCGGCGATACTCGCGTCCGAGGGACTCACGCTCGATGACGTGCTCAAGACGACCGTGTTCCTCGACAACATCGACGACTTCGACGAGTTCAACGAGGCGTACTCCGAGTTCTTCGACGAGGAGCCGCCGGCCAGAAGCGCCGTCGGTGTCGGGGCCGTGCCGAAGGGCGCGGCGGTCGAGATCGAGGCGATCGCGACGACGGAGTGA